The DNA window CGGCAGTTGCAGCTGAATGTACGCCACCCAAATCGAGAACTAACTGGTCATTGATAAAAACCCAAACATCATCGTCACCTGTAAACAAAAAGGTATTTGTCAGATTTGGGTCGTAGACGAGGTCTAGGCTGAACTGAACAGTGAAGAAATAATTATGATTATTATTTGAATCACCATCCCCTGTGATCCCTGTTATGGCATCTAAGGGGAAAAACGACGATGAATTATAGGTTAGCTGGCCAGTCGATTCATCTACAGTAGTATTGATTTGTTCATTGTATGTAGCCACACAAGTAAGACTTGGAGTTGAAGAATCACAGGCACCGCTGTACCAGCTCGCAAACGTTGTTGCATTGTTGACAGATCCAGTTCCACCTGCAGCCACGAAGACAGGCACACCGCCGACAAGGGTGGTACCAACCATTCCCGATGTAAGTCCAGATATGCCATTTTGGAAATCAGGATGGACTTGATGAAAGTCGCGAATGGTTATATCCACTGGCAAGTTAATTATATTGGCCTGAGCAACACTAGAGCATAGTATTGCCGCGTATGTCGTAGCTTTGAGAATTCCTGTTAAATACTTTTTCATAATATTTCCTTTAAATTAATTGGTGTTGTTCAAACTACTCACCTTTACAGTTGAGCAAAAAATGAGCCAATATTTTTATTTATATATTTCAGTAAGTTATTAATTCTTAATTATTCATTATTAAAAAGTGTAAAATACTCTGACAGGTTTAAGGCTATTTTAATGTCTGATTGAGAAGCTATTCCGAGTTAAGTTTATAGAAGATGATGTATATGGACCTTCGGGGTCAGGTTTGTTGAAAGCAGTTAAATGGAGTTAACGGTATTATAAATTAGACTTTACCTACCAAAAATAATGTAAAGGAATACAATATGGCTCGCTTACCTCGACTAGGTAATGTCAATATAACGAGCAGACTTAGAAACATGCGATAATCTAGGCATGAAAAATATAAATATGTATGCCAGATATCGCTATCCTTCGTAAATAATCAGTCATGTTGCGTGGCTTTATCATAGATTTACACTCAGTTTTTGTGACATCGAAGAATTGCTGGCAGCAAAAGGCATTGCCGTTCGTCGAGTGCATATCTTGCAGGCCCTAGTCCAAATAATAATAAAGCATCGCTTCGCAGCTGATTGCGCAGCAAAATTTTGCAAAACTGCGCAAACTGGCTGTGAGCATATGACTACTTCCTTTATGAGCGAGATATCGTCATAGCTACTAGGTGAATTGAACTAACGTTTAGTTTAAAAAGCGTATATAGCGTTAAATCGTAAATAATGCACGAACAAACTGAGCGGAGCCAGACTACTTATTAGAGTCGCCTGGCTCTTTTATTCTTATTTACCTTCTATAAATTATTCAATGTCTCTAATTTCTACTGTACCCATACTTTCATTTCTCTTCTGTTTGAGCATCAATAATGTTTCGAGTTCCGAATCGGAAAAGCGAATATCCATTTTAGCTTTAGATTGAAGGTCGTCAGATAAGTAGCTTTGTACTGATCTGCCTCCGTCGGCAACCATTGTTGCTTTTACTGAATCCAATAACGCTGCCGCGTTAGTGTGAGAACCGCCACCAAAGCTACGCGGGTCTCCAAATAAATCGGCAAAGTTCCAATCGACAATATCGAAATCTATTTTTATCGCTGACTTCATTGTGGCTAATGCCGTTTCTAAATCGCCTACAGCCAAGTCCTGTAAATGATTGCGCAACACTTCTTTATCATTGTTAAATAACATCATGTTGTATTCGTATAATTCAGACACTCTTACTTTACCACTGCTCCCAACTGCGGCGCCGCGATTGGAATTTACAAAACGTTTTCCGTTTTCTTCTAGTGCTCTCCAAACGGTGTCACCCTCATAGGCTTTCTCCCTTATATTAGGGCCCCCAATATTCCCTTGAAAAAAGCCGTATAAGATATTGTGTTTTTCGGGGAATATTTTATAAACAATATCGTATTGAATATTATTCAAGCTTAAGGACACACCGGACACCTTAAGTACTTTTTTGGCGAGTATCGAATTGTCGTCAACGTAATCCAAGACATTTTCTAGACTTGTTTTTGGATAGACTTGGCTCAGCTCTTCCAATAATGCGAAATTATATAAGTTGAGCCAATATGCGAGCTGCTCATTTCGATTCAATATACTTAGCGGAATTTGGTCCGGGAGCATTTCTAAGCTTTCAACAAGGTCAGAAAGTACTGCAACAATCTCAGGATTTTGTAAGTTTTTAAAATAAAAACGATTGCCCTCAAGTGCAGTGTATCTATTAACCTTTATTTTAAATCGGGTCCCAATATTGCCGCTTGATTCAGGTGCCTTAGCTCTTGTTGAAGGCCCAGACTGAAAGAAATG is part of the Glaciecola nitratireducens FR1064 genome and encodes:
- a CDS encoding fibro-slime domain-containing protein — encoded protein: MKKYLTGILKATTYAAILCSSVAQANIINLPVDITIRDFHQVHPDFQNGISGLTSGMVGTTLVGGVPVFVAAGGTGSVNNATTFASWYSGACDSSTPSLTCVATYNEQINTTVDESTGQLTYNSSSFFPLDAITGITGDGDSNNNHNYFFTVQFSLDLVYDPNLTNTFLFTGDDDVWVFINDQLVLDLGGVHSAATAGFNMNAIALSQGIQAGEQYSFDFFFAERHFTESNVNITSFLGAPVSVPEPSSLAVFTLGLIGLAGFWRRKKA
- a CDS encoding DUF547 domain-containing protein; its protein translation is MVIKSRLCGALLFNALLLIGTSYLHASESPLPEPFQGDDPRSKLSIAYADLDAFIKPHFFQSGPSTRAKAPESSGNIGTRFKIKVNRYTALEGNRFYFKNLQNPEIVAVLSDLVESLEMLPDQIPLSILNRNEQLAYWLNLYNFALLEELSQVYPKTSLENVLDYVDDNSILAKKVLKVSGVSLSLNNIQYDIVYKIFPEKHNILYGFFQGNIGGPNIREKAYEGDTVWRALEENGKRFVNSNRGAAVGSSGKVRVSELYEYNMMLFNNDKEVLRNHLQDLAVGDLETALATMKSAIKIDFDIVDWNFADLFGDPRSFGGGSHTNAAALLDSVKATMVADGGRSVQSYLSDDLQSKAKMDIRFSDSELETLLMLKQKRNESMGTVEIRDIE